Proteins encoded in a region of the Elizabethkingia bruuniana genome:
- a CDS encoding glucose 1-dehydrogenase, with protein sequence MEQKLQNQIAIITGASSGIGSGIAKCIAASGATVIINHSSQSSKPAAEAILKEITDDGGSGITYQCDVSKEDEVIKMFQDVIAQYGTVDILINNAGVQKDAKFTDMTLQQWQQVIDINLTGQFLCAREAIREFLRRDIDPAKSVARGKIIHISSVHEIIPWAGHANYAASKGAIRMLMQTLAQEYGADKIRVNSICPGAIQTPINTNAWNTPEAYNSLMNLIPYNRIGKPEDIGKLAVFLASDDSDYITGASIFIDGGMTTFESFSTGG encoded by the coding sequence ATGGAACAGAAGCTCCAAAATCAAATTGCTATTATTACGGGTGCCAGCAGTGGTATCGGTAGTGGCATCGCCAAATGTATTGCAGCATCGGGTGCTACAGTTATTATCAATCACTCATCTCAATCATCTAAGCCTGCTGCCGAGGCAATTTTAAAAGAAATTACTGATGATGGTGGCTCCGGAATAACTTATCAGTGTGATGTAAGTAAAGAAGATGAAGTTATAAAAATGTTTCAGGATGTTATTGCGCAATATGGTACCGTGGACATCCTGATCAACAATGCCGGGGTGCAGAAAGACGCAAAGTTTACAGATATGACTCTCCAGCAATGGCAACAAGTTATAGACATTAATCTTACCGGGCAGTTTCTTTGTGCCCGTGAAGCCATCAGAGAATTTTTAAGAAGAGACATAGACCCTGCAAAATCCGTAGCAAGAGGAAAAATAATCCACATCAGCAGCGTTCACGAAATTATTCCCTGGGCCGGGCACGCTAATTATGCAGCCAGTAAGGGTGCTATAAGAATGCTGATGCAAACTCTGGCTCAGGAATATGGAGCTGATAAAATAAGAGTAAACAGCATATGTCCCGGAGCAATTCAGACTCCTATTAATACCAATGCGTGGAATACTCCGGAAGCATACAATTCACTGATGAACCTTATACCCTATAACAGGATCGGAAAACCTGAAGACATTGGGAAACTGGCAGTTTTTCTGGCTAGTGATGACTCGGATTACATCACTGGTGCCAGTATTTTTATAGACGGTGGTATGACCACTTTTGAAAGCTTTTCAACCGGAGGATAA
- a CDS encoding OsmC family protein: protein MKIELNRIDDNYLFELTNQRGHKIILDNTSEDDPQGVSPMESVLMALAGCSSIDMVSILKKQRQEITSFSADVEGERVQVEDAKPFRNIHVIFKLEGEIDGKKANRAAELSFEKYCSVSKSLDPQIKVTWEVLVNGTSTK from the coding sequence ATGAAAATAGAACTGAACAGAATTGATGATAATTATCTGTTTGAATTAACCAATCAGAGAGGGCATAAAATTATTTTAGATAATACGTCTGAAGACGATCCACAGGGAGTTAGCCCAATGGAATCAGTGCTAATGGCATTGGCCGGATGCAGTAGTATAGACATGGTTTCTATTCTGAAGAAACAGAGACAGGAAATTACCTCTTTTTCTGCTGATGTAGAGGGAGAACGTGTACAGGTAGAGGATGCTAAGCCTTTCCGTAACATTCATGTAATATTCAAACTGGAAGGAGAGATTGACGGTAAAAAAGCAAACAGAGCTGCTGAACTTTCTTTTGAGAAATATTGCTCGGTTTCTAAATCGCTTGATCCACAAATTAAAGTTACCTGGGAAGTTTTGGTAAACGGAACTTCAACAAAATAG
- the thrA gene encoding bifunctional aspartate kinase/homoserine dehydrogenase I, which translates to MKVLKFGGKSLANGLGLEKTLEIIKHKKANEEDICVVVSARGNATDELIALLENARNGQWEEEDWINFKENQLKAIPQQQDILDTDFHNLKNFFAGVKLLKDYSLKTKDEVLSFGEVISAKTLVQVLINEGLSAKFVDARSFLITDDRFGNAIPKDEISEKNAQAAFEEFYSNGAIPVVTGFIGVTEEGETTTLGRNGSNYSAALVAKFINAEILENYTHVDGVFSVNPELVEDARHIENLSFQEANEMVNFGMNVLHDKTILPLIDKNIPLKILNTFKGIDQTGTLISNDKNNTSVKSLMLQENKSLVVFEGRGLLGKVGIDARFFSALHRAGVSAGIISQGSSERGMGVVVDEKDAPRALEALRKEFARDYDTKDVQSIHSIDGLSVISIIGQKMSHFNQSYNALIKNHVEPLLISNTVSGANVSIVISKEDTSKALNIIHGELFENPKQIHLAIIGHGTVGRALINQILNSTHDIVNRKNTHIKIFAISNSKNLILDKKGIGKDWETQLQTSAVPANIETLLKYAKENHLENLIAVDNTASSVFVENYELLAENGFDLVSSNKIFNTLPIDRYKNLRKVLEDKNKKYLYETNVGAGLPLIDTIKLLHLSGENITRVKGVFSGSLSYIFNNFSVREDAFSTIIKEAMDKGYTEPDPREDLSGNDVARKLLILARELDLVNEFSDINIQNLIPENLQSIAKDEFLSRLEELNTEYEQLKKSLPEDHVLRYVGELKGDLQKEKGQLEVKLVSVPKSASLGQVKGSDSIFEIYTESYGENPIVIMGAGAGAEVTARGVFGDILRVSENK; encoded by the coding sequence ATGAAGGTTTTAAAATTTGGAGGAAAATCTCTGGCAAACGGATTAGGTCTGGAAAAGACATTAGAAATTATCAAGCATAAAAAAGCGAATGAAGAAGATATTTGTGTAGTAGTTTCTGCAAGAGGAAATGCGACAGATGAGCTGATTGCGTTATTGGAAAATGCCAGAAACGGACAGTGGGAAGAAGAAGACTGGATTAACTTTAAGGAAAATCAGTTAAAAGCAATTCCGCAACAACAGGATATTCTGGATACTGATTTCCATAATCTGAAAAACTTCTTTGCAGGTGTTAAGTTGTTAAAGGATTATTCTTTGAAAACCAAAGATGAGGTACTAAGCTTTGGTGAAGTTATTTCGGCTAAAACATTGGTGCAGGTTCTTATCAATGAAGGACTTTCTGCCAAGTTTGTAGATGCCCGGAGTTTCTTGATTACTGATGATCGTTTTGGTAATGCTATTCCTAAAGACGAAATCTCTGAAAAAAATGCACAAGCTGCGTTCGAGGAGTTCTATAGCAACGGAGCTATTCCGGTTGTAACAGGATTTATTGGCGTTACCGAAGAAGGAGAGACCACAACATTAGGAAGAAACGGAAGTAACTATTCAGCGGCTCTAGTGGCTAAATTTATCAATGCAGAGATCTTAGAAAACTATACACATGTAGATGGTGTTTTCTCTGTAAATCCTGAGCTGGTAGAAGATGCCCGCCATATAGAAAACTTATCCTTCCAGGAAGCAAATGAGATGGTAAACTTCGGAATGAATGTCCTTCATGATAAAACGATTTTACCTCTTATAGATAAAAATATTCCGCTCAAGATATTGAATACCTTCAAAGGAATAGATCAGACAGGTACTCTTATTTCCAATGATAAGAACAATACTTCTGTAAAATCTCTGATGCTTCAGGAAAACAAATCACTTGTCGTTTTCGAAGGGCGAGGATTATTGGGAAAAGTAGGAATTGATGCAAGATTTTTCAGTGCATTACACCGTGCAGGAGTTAGTGCCGGAATTATCTCTCAGGGATCTTCCGAAAGAGGAATGGGAGTAGTGGTAGATGAGAAAGATGCTCCAAGAGCATTGGAAGCACTCCGCAAAGAATTTGCAAGAGACTATGATACCAAAGATGTACAGAGTATCCACAGTATTGATGGATTAAGTGTAATTTCTATTATCGGACAGAAAATGTCTCATTTTAATCAGTCGTACAACGCACTGATCAAAAATCATGTAGAACCTTTATTAATAAGTAATACGGTATCTGGAGCTAATGTTAGTATCGTAATAAGCAAAGAAGATACAAGCAAAGCTCTGAATATTATTCATGGTGAGTTGTTCGAAAATCCGAAACAAATCCATCTGGCTATTATTGGACACGGAACAGTAGGGCGCGCGTTGATTAATCAGATCCTGAATTCTACTCATGATATTGTAAACCGTAAGAATACACACATTAAGATATTTGCTATCAGTAATTCCAAAAATTTAATACTTGATAAAAAAGGAATTGGGAAAGACTGGGAAACACAATTGCAGACGAGTGCAGTTCCGGCAAATATCGAAACATTATTAAAGTACGCTAAAGAAAATCATTTAGAAAACTTAATTGCGGTAGACAATACTGCCAGCAGCGTGTTTGTAGAAAATTACGAGCTATTAGCTGAAAATGGATTCGACTTAGTATCTTCTAATAAGATTTTCAACACTCTGCCGATTGACCGATATAAAAATCTGCGTAAGGTACTGGAAGATAAAAATAAAAAATACCTGTATGAGACGAATGTGGGAGCAGGCTTACCACTGATAGATACGATTAAACTTCTGCATCTTTCTGGAGAAAATATTACCCGTGTAAAAGGTGTATTCTCAGGATCTCTTAGTTATATTTTCAATAATTTCTCTGTAAGAGAAGATGCCTTTAGTACGATTATAAAAGAAGCAATGGATAAAGGTTATACAGAGCCGGATCCACGTGAAGACCTTTCCGGAAATGATGTTGCAAGAAAATTATTGATCTTGGCTCGTGAGCTGGATTTGGTAAATGAATTCTCAGATATCAATATTCAGAATCTGATTCCTGAAAATCTTCAGAGTATTGCTAAAGATGAGTTCCTTTCCCGTTTGGAAGAACTCAATACTGAATACGAACAGCTGAAAAAATCCCTTCCGGAAGATCATGTATTGCGTTATGTAGGAGAACTGAAAGGAGATTTACAGAAAGAAAAAGGACAACTGGAAGTGAAATTAGTTTCGGTACCAAAATCTGCAAGTTTAGGCCAGGTAAAAGGATCGGATTCTATTTTCGAAATCTATACAGAATCTTATGGTGAGAATCCTATTGTAATTATGGGAGCCGGGGCCGGAGCCGAAGTAACTGCACGAGGTGTCTTTGGTGATATTTTAAGAGTAAGTGAGAATAAATAA
- a CDS encoding alpha/beta fold hydrolase: MKDYLKTINIKNFTTQSGKVYDIPLTYEVFGQDLYTAPVVLVNHALTGNSAVTGELGWWKEAIGEGKPVDTNTYTILAFNIPGNGYDGFLIDNPKDFVTKDIARLFLQGLEVLNINELYAIIGGSLGGGIGWEMLGLNNTLAQNFIPVATDWKTSDWLYAQCLVQDFLLTQSDKPLQKARIHAMLCYRTPQSLNERFGNKIHEDKELRKSEDWLNFHGERLNERFTLSAYSMMNQLLSTIETVEVNSASFEQLAAIKANIFIVSVDSDLFFPASEDHQTYTELIKIKNNIKHFIINSVHGHDAFLMEYEQLNNILHNIFKK, encoded by the coding sequence TTGAAAGATTATCTTAAAACCATTAATATTAAAAACTTTACTACCCAATCAGGGAAAGTATATGATATTCCATTAACCTATGAGGTTTTCGGACAAGATTTGTATACGGCTCCTGTAGTGTTAGTCAATCATGCCTTAACCGGAAATTCTGCAGTAACCGGAGAATTGGGTTGGTGGAAAGAAGCTATTGGTGAAGGGAAACCCGTAGATACCAACACTTATACAATTCTGGCATTTAATATTCCCGGTAACGGATATGATGGTTTTCTAATAGACAATCCTAAAGATTTTGTAACTAAAGATATTGCACGATTATTCCTGCAAGGATTAGAAGTGCTGAATATTAACGAACTCTATGCTATTATTGGCGGATCATTAGGAGGAGGAATAGGTTGGGAAATGTTGGGGTTGAATAATACTCTGGCTCAGAATTTCATTCCGGTAGCGACAGACTGGAAAACCTCAGATTGGTTATATGCACAATGTCTGGTTCAGGATTTTTTACTTACACAATCCGATAAGCCTTTACAAAAAGCACGTATTCACGCGATGCTTTGCTACAGAACGCCGCAATCTTTAAACGAAAGATTTGGTAATAAAATCCATGAAGATAAGGAACTTAGAAAGTCTGAAGACTGGCTTAACTTTCATGGAGAGAGGCTTAATGAAAGATTTACATTGTCCGCTTATAGTATGATGAATCAACTTCTTTCGACTATTGAAACCGTTGAGGTAAACAGTGCGTCTTTCGAACAATTAGCGGCCATAAAAGCAAATATATTTATCGTTTCAGTAGACAGTGATCTATTCTTTCCGGCATCGGAAGATCACCAGACATATACTGAGCTGATTAAAATAAAAAATAACATAAAGCATTTCATCATAAACTCTGTTCATGGGCACGATGCTTTCTTGATGGAATACGAACAATTGAATAACATCTTACACAATATATTTAAAAAGTAA